In one window of Fibrobacter sp. UWB5 DNA:
- the rph gene encoding ribonuclease PH: MAYERTDRKFDEYRNLKMTTGFISSADGSVLIEMGRTRVICNATLLPKVPDWLAGKGTGWITAEYSLLPQSTGKRVERERKGASGRTQEIQRLVGRSLRGAADLAALGENAIVVDCDVIEADGGTRTASIIGGFVALALALKKIKERLGITAQILQHGITAISVGVVAGKPLCDLCYVEDSAADVDMNVVMQDAKNFIEVQGTGEHASFDRNMLNTLLDLGENACKDIYKKQMELIGGELP; encoded by the coding sequence ATGGCTTACGAACGTACCGACAGAAAGTTTGACGAATACCGCAACCTCAAAATGACCACGGGCTTTATTTCGAGCGCCGACGGTTCCGTTCTGATTGAAATGGGTCGTACCCGCGTTATCTGTAACGCAACACTCCTCCCGAAGGTTCCTGATTGGCTCGCCGGCAAAGGCACCGGCTGGATTACGGCAGAATACAGCCTGCTCCCGCAGAGTACGGGCAAGCGTGTGGAACGCGAGCGCAAGGGCGCGAGCGGCCGTACGCAAGAAATCCAGCGCCTGGTGGGCCGCTCGCTGCGCGGCGCAGCCGACCTGGCCGCCCTCGGTGAAAACGCTATCGTGGTCGACTGCGACGTGATCGAAGCCGACGGTGGCACTCGTACCGCAAGCATTATCGGCGGCTTCGTGGCCCTTGCGCTCGCTCTCAAGAAAATCAAAGAACGCCTCGGCATTACCGCCCAGATTCTGCAGCACGGCATTACGGCAATTTCCGTCGGCGTTGTCGCAGGCAAGCCGCTCTGCGATCTCTGCTATGTGGAAGACTCCGCAGCCGATGTTGACATGAACGTGGTGATGCAAGACGCCAAGAATTTCATCGAAGTCCAGGGCACCGGCGAGCACGCCAGTTTTGACCGCAACATGCTCAACACGCTCCTTGACCTCGGCGAAAACGCCTGCAAGGACATCTATAAGAAGCAGATGGAATTGATCGGCGGCGAGTTGCCGTAG
- a CDS encoding prephenate dehydratase, with amino-acid sequence MKKIAFQGRKGAYSDCAAHYLFGEDIETLPMDTFEEIYQAIETGEADGGAIPIENSTAGSIEANYDLLYKWRHRIVGEVMLRIEHTLCVMPGVKLGDLKRVYSHPQALAQCSKFFAENPQIKAVPAFDTAGSAEELAARKAKDEGAIASAYAAKIYNLDILKAGLENLKGTNFTRFYGIQKVPAAFDTVEGAKTTMLFELADNNAVGALYNALGCFAKRGINLTRCESRPHPDKPWEYIFHVSFEANVNEERAQAALAELKNYTNNMYILGTFKKGVIETLKY; translated from the coding sequence ATGAAAAAAATTGCATTCCAAGGCCGCAAGGGCGCTTATAGCGATTGCGCCGCCCATTACCTGTTTGGTGAAGATATCGAAACGCTCCCGATGGACACTTTCGAAGAAATCTACCAGGCGATTGAAACCGGTGAAGCCGACGGCGGTGCCATTCCTATCGAAAACTCGACCGCAGGCTCCATCGAAGCGAACTACGATTTGCTCTACAAGTGGCGTCACCGCATTGTGGGCGAAGTCATGCTGCGCATCGAGCACACCTTGTGCGTGATGCCAGGCGTCAAGCTGGGCGACCTCAAGCGCGTTTACAGCCACCCGCAGGCTCTTGCACAATGCTCCAAGTTCTTCGCCGAAAACCCGCAGATCAAGGCGGTTCCGGCATTCGATACCGCAGGCTCTGCCGAAGAGCTCGCTGCTCGCAAGGCTAAAGACGAAGGCGCCATCGCTAGCGCCTACGCCGCAAAGATTTACAACCTGGATATTCTGAAAGCCGGCCTCGAAAACTTGAAGGGCACGAACTTCACGCGTTTTTACGGAATCCAAAAGGTTCCCGCCGCTTTCGACACCGTGGAAGGCGCCAAGACCACCATGCTGTTCGAACTTGCCGACAACAACGCAGTGGGCGCTCTTTACAACGCCCTCGGTTGCTTTGCGAAGCGAGGCATCAACTTGACCCGTTGCGAAAGCAGACCGCATCCGGACAAGCCTTGGGAATACATTTTCCACGTGTCTTTTGAAGCAAACGTGAATGAAGAACGCGCCCAGGCCGCTCTTGCCGAGCTCAAGAATTACACGAACAACATGTACATTCTGGGCACCTTCAAGAAAGGCGTGATTGAAACTTTGAAATATTAA
- a CDS encoding C40 family peptidase, whose product MFSLTKIAPFILAGICLWCFGCSFPVRTGYDRSIGDYKSVPPSETASSSRQEKPVEEPQTTEQTTASQDSSKHMNSAEKARAAITKKEAAKAARRATPRGDLENYARQWMGAKYVYGKATKTKTDCSGFVMQVYKGYYNIALDHSASKMYKDSRGKSVSRGGLKEGDLVFFGSLWKIDHVGIYLNGNRFIHASTKNGVMISPMQDKYWGHKYQGARRFK is encoded by the coding sequence CGGCATATGCCTGTGGTGTTTCGGATGTTCCTTCCCTGTACGTACGGGGTATGACCGAAGCATCGGAGACTACAAGAGCGTACCACCGAGCGAAACAGCCTCGTCTTCTAGACAAGAAAAACCGGTTGAAGAGCCGCAGACCACAGAGCAAACGACCGCCTCGCAAGATTCCTCGAAGCACATGAACTCCGCCGAAAAGGCGCGTGCGGCCATCACCAAAAAGGAAGCCGCCAAGGCCGCCAGAAGGGCGACCCCTCGCGGGGACTTGGAAAATTACGCCAGACAATGGATGGGCGCCAAGTATGTGTACGGCAAGGCGACAAAGACAAAGACAGACTGCTCCGGTTTTGTCATGCAAGTTTACAAAGGCTATTACAACATCGCACTAGACCACAGTGCTTCCAAGATGTACAAGGACAGCCGAGGAAAATCCGTAAGCCGAGGCGGACTCAAAGAAGGCGACCTCGTGTTTTTCGGAAGCCTCTGGAAGATTGACCACGTGGGCATTTACTTGAACGGAAACCGGTTCATTCACGCAAGTACCAAGAACGGCGTGATGATTTCGCCCATGCAGGACAAGTATTGGGGCCACAAGTACCAAGGCGCGAGAAGATTCAAATAA